The window TACTTATATTTGGTCTATTGGTGATTTCACCTTCAGAGCTCCAAGGAGCAAACATAAAGATAAACCTATTGGATAGCTCTCTGTTATTCTCTGAATATTGTATTGAAAATAGAGTTTCAGTGAAGTCGGGATTAGACGGATCATATAGATCAGCATAATTTGGAAGTAAGCTATATTGGTTGGCATCTATTACCGCCTTTAAGCTACTTTCTGCGGCACCATAATTTTTTAAAGTGAGCTGCACTTTACCTAATAAAGCTTGAGCTGCATATTTATTCGCTCTGCCATCCTCATCCACAGAAGTAGCATTGGAGAAGTGGTTCACAGCACTTTCAAGGTCATTTATGATTTGTTGATAAACTTGTTCCTCGGTAGCCCGATCAATATTAACTGCTTCTTGTGCAGTAATAGGTGTTGTCACCAAAGTTACGCCACCAAACTGCCTTACAAGGTTAAAGTAGTATAGCCCACGTAAAAACAAGGCTTCGGCTGTGGACCTTTCTTTATAAGCTTGATCGGTCCAGGTGACACCTTCCCTATCGATTTCAGCCAATAATTTATTACATCTGGTAATTCCATTATATGAACCATCCCAAAATTGAGCATATCCTCTATTGTCTGAAGTAATAATAAATTGATCAATAACTCCTCTTACCGCTTCTCCGGTCCTGATATTGTACTGAAAACTCGTATTGTCTGATATCAATTCTGCCAATACCCAATGTAAATCCTTCTCATAATCCCTCATTGGTACATAGCATCCATTGGCAAGAAGTATAAATTCCTCTTGGGTCTGATAGAAGTTGCCCTCATTTAAAGTGGTCTCCGGGAAAATCTCCAGAAAATCCTCTGAACAGGCACTCATTCCCAAAAAGACAAGTATATATAATAGCTTTTTCATGTCTGATTATTTTTTTGTGACGCTGAATTTTAATTAGAATTGCGTTTAAAAAGATAGATTGATACCTATCGATGTGGTTCTCGACAGTGGATAGGATGTCATGTCAAATCCTGGGACTAAGGTATTGTTCTGGTTGGCTGCTTGCCCTTCAGGATTTGCCCCTTTATAGTTGGTAAACATGGCCAAATTTTGAACGGTCATGTATATCCTCGAACCCTTCACTACCTTCAAACGCTCCATTATTTTACTTGGCAAGGTATACCCTAATGTTAGGTTTGAAATTCTTAGGTAAGATGCATCTTCAACCCAAAGTGTGGAAACCCTATGCCCCCAACTTGGCCTCACTTGTGGTATGCCGGAATGAATTCCATCCCCCGGATTTTCAGTACTTCTCCAACGGTTTACCCAATCTTCATCCACATTAAAAAAACCTTGAAGGTTATCTGTCGTTTGGCGCAATCCATTCATTACCTGACCTCCACTCTGCCCATTAATAATCAAACCAAGGTCAATATTTTTATAAACAAAATTGTTCGTTAAACCGAAAATAAAATCCGGATGGGGATTACCGATAATTGTATAATCCAACACATCATTGATCAAACCATCTCCGTTAACATCTCGGTATTTAACATTCCCTTCATAGACTTGTGGTGTTTTAACGATGTCAGGATTCTCCATATCTTCCGGTGTATACACACCTTCCAATACAAATCCATAAAACTGCCCAATAGGCTTACCCACTACAGACACATGTGTAGGGTTTCCATCATTATTACCTGCCAATATTCGTACTGTATTGTCATTCAAAGAAATAACCTTGTTTCTATTGAAGGCAATATTTGCATTGATGTCCCAGTTAAATACCCCAACAAAAGGGGATCCACCCAAGGCAATTTCCAGCCCCATATTTCTTACATTTCCTTGATTAATTGTTTGAGAATTAAAGCCTGTTATGGTAGGAATAACATCATTGAGAAGCATATTATTACTTTCTCTTCTGTATAAGTCTACCAATAGACTTAACCTACTGTCTAAAAATTGAAAGTCAAGTCCTAGGTCAAACTGATTGGATTCTTCCCAGGTTAGGAAAGGATTAGACAAGCCTACAGAGGAAGCTGTCACCTGATTGTTGCCAAAAACATAAGAGCCTGCGCTTATCGAGGCAAGATGGGCATAATTACCTATATTATTGTTCCCACTTTTACCATAACTTGCTCGAATCTTAAATTCATCCATCCAATTGATATTCTGAAAAAAGTCTTCTTCAGAAACCCTCCAAGCTGCCGCAAGGGAAGGGAACATGGCAAATCGATTTTCATCTCCAAAGCGTGATGATCCATCTGACCTAAAAGTAGCTGTCAATAAATATTTGTCTCTAAACGCATAATTGACCCTTCCCAAATAGGATATCATGCTCCAATCATTGATGGCTTCCCCCCAATTGGTAATACTTTGTGCAGCATTGATCGTAGTAATTAAGTCGTTTGGAAAAGGACTTGCTCCCAAAGAAATAGTATTGGAGGTAAACTTTTGGGTAGTATACCCCACCAGGGCATTAATTCTGTGATCACCTTTATTTAAGTCATAATTCAATGTATTCTCAATCAGCCAATCAAAGCTATTGCTTCGAGAATTGCTTGACGCACCGGTACCGGCTGTTGGAGGCCTATTTGAAGCGCCTATTGTACTAGGAATGTATTGTTCGTATTTTGATACTTCAAAAATTGTATTAAGTGACGACCTGAACCTTAAATTTGGCAATATCTCAAGTTCAGCAAATGCCAAACCAAGGTTTTGAAAAGTGTTTTGCTGCATTTTGATCTCCTGCAAAGCAAACAAAGGATTTACAAAGCTCCAAGCAGAATGAAACCGACTCTGAGGGGCGACGATATAAGGTTTCAAATTTCCATTTGCGTCATAAGGGGTAGAAATTGGATTTGCCCAAATACTCACTCCCAAAATATCATTCCTATTTAGATTAGTACTGGCCCGATCCTGTTTGATAAAGGTCGGTTGAATAGTAGCACCAATCTTGAGCTTATTGGTCACATTACTTTCAATTCCTAAATTACTGCTAAACCTTTCTATACCGGTATGTTTTAGCACACCCTCCTGCTTGAAATATCCCAAGCTAAAGTTTATTTTAGAATCTTTGGTACCCTTCTGCATACTGAAGTTATGGTCTTGAATTTTCGCAGTTTGCAAGACTAAGTCATACCAATCTGTTCCCCGGCCCGACAAAGCTTCCAAATCTCTATATTCTTCCGGGTAATCGGACAAGGTGGGTTCTCTGCCTTCTGTTTGCCTAACCCCTATATCTATTCTGTCTCTCTGAAATTCCGCAAATTCCCGTTGATCCAATAACTGAGGCCGTCCTTTTTGGGGAACTTGCTGAACCCCTACCATAGAAGAGAAGTTTATATTGGTCTGTTCAAATTCTCCCTTTTTAGTGGTGATCATAATCACTCCATTGGCACCTCTTGAACCATAGATGGCTGTTGATGAGGCATCTTTTAAAATGGTAATGGACTC of the Cyclobacterium marinum DSM 745 genome contains:
- a CDS encoding RagB/SusD family nutrient uptake outer membrane protein, with product MKKLLYILVFLGMSACSEDFLEIFPETTLNEGNFYQTQEEFILLANGCYVPMRDYEKDLHWVLAELISDNTSFQYNIRTGEAVRGVIDQFIITSDNRGYAQFWDGSYNGITRCNKLLAEIDREGVTWTDQAYKERSTAEALFLRGLYYFNLVRQFGGVTLVTTPITAQEAVNIDRATEEQVYQQIINDLESAVNHFSNATSVDEDGRANKYAAQALLGKVQLTLKNYGAAESSLKAVIDANQYSLLPNYADLYDPSNPDFTETLFSIQYSENNRELSNRFIFMFAPWSSEGEITNRPNISMVSAGWNIPTRDLIMAFEEGDNRKAVSINTWTGPDWDGEIRELSYIGKFKPPVSAPDDRCGDNMPVLRYSDVLLMYAEALNAQGRTGEAIPFVEMVRNRAGLTEPLQGYNQESLQDLILKERQVEFCFENQRWYDLKRTGKALEVMAAHGQREKEMKSFLFDASFDVANYKLLAPIPAEQILINRLEQNSGY
- a CDS encoding SusC/RagA family TonB-linked outer membrane protein, whose amino-acid sequence is MASKRLLYAFLVQVIAMQFIMATPSKSQNLEDVGLSISVQSKTFEEVLGIIQEKTLFNFTYNQKVGSVENQFTFSFQESNLKEVLQHLAQLTAFEFKRVNNIIYVKPGLSPENMVVELSHQPAAVNDAVDAYIPIEGTVVDEEGNPIPGATVIIEGTTNGTVTDIDGKFILDVGQGNVIKVSFIGYKSQSITVGNQTVYEITLIGDHAALEEVVVVGYGTQKKEDVTGAVSSVNQEAIKNLPVSSLDQKMVGQVAGVQIQQVSGAPGAGTSVKIRGSGSLGAGNEPLYVIDGMPYSSGMNQTLNPLMFIDPNNIESITILKDASSTAIYGSRGANGVIMITTKKGEFEQTNINFSSMVGVQQVPQKGRPQLLDQREFAEFQRDRIDIGVRQTEGREPTLSDYPEEYRDLEALSGRGTDWYDLVLQTAKIQDHNFSMQKGTKDSKINFSLGYFKQEGVLKHTGIERFSSNLGIESNVTNKLKIGATIQPTFIKQDRASTNLNRNDILGVSIWANPISTPYDANGNLKPYIVAPQSRFHSAWSFVNPLFALQEIKMQQNTFQNLGLAFAELEILPNLRFRSSLNTIFEVSKYEQYIPSTIGASNRPPTAGTGASSNSRSNSFDWLIENTLNYDLNKGDHRINALVGYTTQKFTSNTISLGASPFPNDLITTINAAQSITNWGEAINDWSMISYLGRVNYAFRDKYLLTATFRSDGSSRFGDENRFAMFPSLAAAWRVSEEDFFQNINWMDEFKIRASYGKSGNNNIGNYAHLASISAGSYVFGNNQVTASSVGLSNPFLTWEESNQFDLGLDFQFLDSRLSLLVDLYRRESNNMLLNDVIPTITGFNSQTINQGNVRNMGLEIALGGSPFVGVFNWDINANIAFNRNKVISLNDNTVRILAGNNDGNPTHVSVVGKPIGQFYGFVLEGVYTPEDMENPDIVKTPQVYEGNVKYRDVNGDGLINDVLDYTIIGNPHPDFIFGLTNNFVYKNIDLGLIINGQSGGQVMNGLRQTTDNLQGFFNVDEDWVNRWRSTENPGDGIHSGIPQVRPSWGHRVSTLWVEDASYLRISNLTLGYTLPSKIMERLKVVKGSRIYMTVQNLAMFTNYKGANPEGQAANQNNTLVPGFDMTSYPLSRTTSIGINLSF